One genomic segment of Candidatus Desulfatibia profunda includes these proteins:
- a CDS encoding 50S ribosomal protein L28 — protein MSKMCEICGKKPMSGHNVSHAHNVTKRRFNPNLQKVRTIQNGRVKRLRVCTSCIKSGHVVKAP, from the coding sequence ATGTCAAAGATGTGTGAAATATGCGGGAAAAAGCCGATGTCCGGCCATAATGTAAGCCATGCCCATAATGTAACCAAACGTCGTTTCAATCCAAATCTGCAGAAAGTGCGGACAATTCAAAACGGAAGGGTCAAACGGCTGAGGGTTTGCACCAGTTGCATAAAATCCGGTCATGTTGTCAAAGCACCTTAG
- a CDS encoding proline--tRNA ligase — MSRLTKTAIAPTRDQDYPEWYQQVVKASDLAERSAVRGCMVIKPWGYALWENITRVLDGMFKETGVKNAYFPLFIPLSFFEKEAEHVEGFAKECAVVSHHRLEKGADGGLVPAGALAEPLVVRPTSETIIGDSFSRWVSSYRDLPILINQWANVVRWEMRPRVFLRTTEFLWQEGHTAHASAAEAVERTQMMLDVYARFAEEFLAMPVIKGRKTASERFPGAVDTLCIEAMMQDRKGLQAGTSHFLGQNFARASQIKFQSAQETEEYAWTTSWGVSTRLIGGLIMIHGDDDGIILPPKIASSHVVLMPIFRKSEDKTSVMAYVENLAKELKEKIYYHRRLEVEIDDRDTGGARGWEWIKKGIPLRVEIGPRDIADDSVYVGRRDQDHQTKVSLKREYFVGEVVNILDEIQQNLFERALSLKEAHTVTIDNKNDFYDFFTPLNTEKPEIHGGFALSNWCGADECESKIKEDLTVTIRCIPFQGNTPTGTCICCGKPGESRAVFAKAY, encoded by the coding sequence ATGTCGAGACTGACGAAAACCGCGATTGCACCGACAAGGGACCAAGATTATCCGGAATGGTATCAGCAGGTGGTTAAGGCTTCGGATCTGGCAGAACGATCGGCGGTCAGGGGCTGTATGGTGATCAAACCCTGGGGGTATGCGCTTTGGGAAAACATCACGCGTGTGCTTGACGGCATGTTCAAGGAAACAGGCGTTAAAAATGCATATTTTCCTTTATTTATTCCGCTTTCCTTTTTCGAGAAAGAGGCGGAACATGTCGAGGGCTTTGCCAAAGAGTGTGCGGTCGTATCCCACCACAGACTTGAAAAGGGGGCGGACGGTGGTCTGGTGCCTGCGGGAGCGCTGGCCGAGCCGTTGGTTGTGCGCCCCACCTCGGAGACGATTATTGGAGATTCCTTTTCCAGGTGGGTCAGCAGTTACCGCGATCTCCCGATTCTGATCAACCAGTGGGCCAATGTGGTCAGATGGGAGATGCGGCCCCGTGTTTTTTTAAGAACCACTGAATTTTTATGGCAGGAGGGCCATACCGCGCATGCCTCGGCAGCAGAAGCTGTCGAACGCACTCAAATGATGCTTGACGTTTATGCCCGCTTCGCCGAAGAATTTCTGGCTATGCCCGTCATCAAGGGCCGTAAAACAGCCTCAGAGAGATTTCCGGGCGCAGTCGACACCCTGTGCATCGAGGCCATGATGCAGGACAGGAAAGGGCTTCAGGCCGGCACCTCACATTTTTTGGGGCAAAATTTTGCCAGGGCGTCCCAGATCAAATTTCAATCTGCTCAGGAAACAGAAGAATATGCCTGGACAACGTCATGGGGCGTATCCACCCGGCTTATCGGAGGGCTTATTATGATCCATGGTGATGATGACGGTATCATCCTTCCGCCCAAAATAGCCTCATCCCATGTCGTTCTGATGCCCATTTTCAGAAAGTCGGAGGACAAAACGAGTGTAATGGCCTATGTTGAAAACCTGGCCAAAGAACTGAAAGAAAAAATTTATTATCACCGCCGCCTGGAAGTCGAGATCGACGACCGGGATACGGGTGGCGCCAGGGGTTGGGAATGGATCAAAAAAGGGATTCCGCTGCGGGTAGAAATCGGCCCGCGAGACATTGCCGACGATTCCGTGTATGTCGGCAGGAGAGATCAGGACCATCAGACAAAAGTCTCATTAAAAAGGGAGTATTTTGTCGGGGAAGTAGTGAACATCCTGGATGAAATCCAGCAGAATCTTTTCGAGCGCGCTTTGTCCTTAAAAGAAGCACATACCGTAACCATCGACAACAAAAATGATTTTTACGATTTTTTCACACCATTGAATACGGAAAAACCTGAAATTCATGGCGGCTTTGCATTGTCCAACTGGTGCGGTGCCGATGAATGCGAATCAAAAATAAAAGAAGACCTTACCGTTACCATCCGGTGCATTCCCTTTCAAGGCAATACTCCAACAGGAACGTGCATTTGCTGCGGCAAGCCCGGTGAAAGCCGGGCAGTATTTGCAAAGGCCTATTGA
- a CDS encoding bifunctional (p)ppGpp synthetase/guanosine-3',5'-bis(diphosphate) 3'-pyrophosphohydrolase: MIRINDILDKIAEYNPEADLDIIERAYVYSARVHDGQTRLSGEPYLSHPLEVAGILADMKLDVVSVAASLLHDVIEDTHATLEEIKGMFGDDITNIVSGVTKLSVLPFDGSQARQAESIRKMILAMADDIRVILIKLADRLHNMRTLKFHSESKRIKIAKETLDIYAPIAARLGIYWIKKELEDTSFMYLQPEEYERIRNLVNTDREARDQYIQTVKSFLEKNMDGDGLKCEILGRYKYYYSIYQKMIKQGLAFEEVYDIIAFRIILDTIPKCYEALGIVHSLWKPVSGKFKDYIGVPKPNMYQSLHTTVIGSYGERIEIQIRTHEMDKVAQAGIAAHWSYKEGRSFDENINKTFAWIQNLVENQENIRDPDEFLENVRIDLFPDEVYVFTPRGEIKSIPRGATPVDFAYLIHTEVGNQCIGAKVNGRIVPLPYELQTGDTVEIITSKKGRPSKDWLNFVKTVKARGRIRQWIKTLEKERSLTLGREMCEKAFRKHRLNFNTLLKSEEMEKSVEHFGFKTLDDLIASVGYGKITPLQIIHRVAPKPEEEVKPESILDKIIGRVRKKKPKTGVIVKGVDDILIKFGKCCQPVPGDSITGYITRGYGVTVHRSRCVNALKMSPERQIDVQWDTSIGDTYPVKICVRSYDRVGMLADIASNISKNGANILSASTETRQSKIVDSFFTIAVKDTDHLNRVLTSIRKVKHVQDVKRIDK, encoded by the coding sequence ATGATCCGCATCAACGACATACTTGACAAGATTGCCGAGTATAATCCGGAAGCAGATCTGGATATTATTGAGCGGGCCTATGTTTATTCTGCCAGGGTTCATGATGGGCAAACTCGGCTCTCCGGAGAGCCGTATCTGTCGCACCCTCTGGAAGTGGCCGGTATTCTCGCAGACATGAAACTCGATGTTGTCAGTGTCGCCGCCAGCCTATTGCATGACGTGATCGAAGACACGCATGCGACTTTGGAAGAAATAAAGGGGATGTTTGGAGATGATATTACCAATATCGTCTCCGGGGTCACCAAACTGAGTGTTCTTCCATTTGACGGTTCTCAGGCCCGCCAGGCAGAAAGTATCCGCAAGATGATCCTGGCCATGGCGGACGACATCCGGGTGATCCTGATCAAACTGGCCGACCGACTCCACAATATGAGAACATTGAAGTTTCATTCAGAGTCGAAAAGAATAAAAATTGCCAAGGAAACCCTTGATATCTACGCACCTATTGCTGCACGTCTCGGAATTTACTGGATCAAAAAGGAGCTTGAAGACACATCGTTTATGTATCTTCAACCCGAGGAATATGAAAGAATCAGAAATCTCGTCAACACGGACCGGGAGGCGCGCGATCAATATATCCAGACCGTCAAAAGCTTCCTCGAAAAAAATATGGATGGCGACGGTTTAAAATGCGAGATTCTGGGCCGTTACAAGTACTATTACAGTATCTATCAGAAAATGATCAAACAGGGCCTGGCATTTGAGGAAGTTTACGATATTATCGCGTTCAGAATTATTCTTGATACAATCCCGAAGTGTTATGAAGCACTTGGTATCGTCCATTCATTGTGGAAACCGGTTTCCGGAAAGTTCAAGGATTATATCGGCGTCCCTAAACCCAACATGTATCAGTCCCTGCATACCACCGTTATCGGATCCTATGGGGAACGAATTGAAATCCAGATTAGAACCCATGAAATGGATAAAGTGGCCCAAGCCGGCATCGCCGCTCACTGGAGTTATAAAGAAGGCAGAAGCTTCGATGAGAATATTAACAAGACGTTTGCCTGGATACAGAATCTGGTTGAAAACCAGGAAAATATAAGGGACCCCGATGAATTTCTGGAAAATGTGCGCATTGATCTCTTTCCCGATGAGGTTTATGTTTTTACGCCGCGCGGTGAAATCAAATCGATTCCCCGGGGTGCCACACCGGTTGATTTTGCTTATTTAATCCATACGGAGGTGGGAAATCAGTGCATCGGAGCCAAGGTAAACGGCCGGATTGTTCCGCTGCCGTATGAACTGCAAACCGGTGACACGGTTGAAATTATCACATCAAAGAAGGGGCGACCGAGCAAAGACTGGCTTAATTTTGTCAAAACGGTCAAAGCGCGCGGCAGAATCAGACAGTGGATTAAGACACTCGAAAAAGAACGCAGTCTCACCCTTGGGCGCGAAATGTGCGAAAAGGCTTTTCGCAAGCACCGCTTGAATTTTAACACGCTTTTGAAATCAGAAGAAATGGAGAAATCTGTTGAACATTTCGGCTTTAAGACCCTTGACGACCTTATCGCCAGTGTTGGCTACGGTAAGATCACTCCTCTGCAGATTATTCATAGAGTCGCCCCCAAACCCGAAGAAGAAGTAAAGCCGGAATCGATCTTAGACAAGATTATTGGGCGGGTGCGGAAGAAGAAACCCAAAACGGGCGTGATTGTAAAGGGCGTTGACGACATTCTGATTAAGTTCGGCAAGTGCTGTCAGCCGGTTCCCGGTGATTCGATAACCGGTTACATCACCAGAGGTTATGGTGTCACCGTTCACCGATCCCGATGTGTAAATGCTTTAAAAATGAGTCCTGAAAGACAGATCGATGTCCAGTGGGATACGAGTATCGGCGATACTTATCCGGTCAAGATTTGTGTCCGCTCCTATGACAGGGTTGGAATGCTGGCGGATATTGCCTCCAATATCAGCAAGAACGGCGCCAACATACTCAGCGCAAGCACCGAAACCCGGCAAAGCAAGATCGTTGACAGCTTTTTTACCATAGCGGTTAAAGACACCGACCATTTGAACAGGGTTCTAACATCGATCAGGAAGGTAAAGCATGTTCAGGATGTTAAGCGGATTGACAAATGA